A portion of the Cryptomeria japonica chromosome 5, Sugi_1.0, whole genome shotgun sequence genome contains these proteins:
- the LOC131057389 gene encoding receptor-like serine/threonine-protein kinase ALE2 isoform X1: MRLKPRAVYPETAWTAMWQSFILKVGVLWLACSMLIYCGDCSHDMIRDAFEGDNILLNSPMKQHSEELFCFRNGNLDSCIGSAVSGEGQDLDQLLQAETLSDQQLFDKPSSSALLPTARVLLDSLSSYSQSSISTSHRNLASQQYLHHNTHLGRSTSVAASQLTYTSSESLLSKWAQHLFPSTNLPVDPMPPFSQSFQNPSQNFPIPERPYSERIVRRLADSPSSVIPFHDSQSLKLTSQRFDLQRKQYPGVPPPLHDQSSQLHLAVVHEQGPAPKVAFDMVDKPSVPSKQIPPVAVPISVSPYNQWRHRHHSTYLAPKQFNDPFPALPSAAHSKTLVSPAVHHARPPSSSVPYSARRKRSERHATVMPPTSQGPVAVSPRKAPSGHHPKKPKIPIAASPRIFLPPPTYQDCTKLTCVEPLTNTPPDAPCGCVLPMQVGILLGVAPYAIFPMVSELAAEIAAGIFLKQSQIRIMGANADPQDQERTHVSIDLVPLGERFDNMTAFLTYQRFWQKKVIINETLFGDYGVDFVHYPGLPPSPPSPFSNTTDGSNGKGSAISGGLNGEEPLGVDVRRKSEKMGGGVIAVVALSSAVAVVICLAAVWFILLKCSNQSKLPAAVPPTFVSSVPKRSGGGSILSSSIPSSTSFSFVSSMATYTGSARTFTLAELEKATDRFISKNILGEGGFGRVYRGVLEDGTKLAVKVLTRDDHQGGREFMAEVEMLSRLHHRNLVKLIGICTEERNRCLVYELIPNGSVESHLHDCALVSIFPGPDKETCPLDWDARMKIAIGAARGLAYLHEDSNPRVIHRDFKASNILLEDDFTPKVSDFGLAKVASDEGKEYISTRVMGTFGYVAPEYAMTGHLLVKSDVYSYGVVLLELLSGRKPVDMSQPPGQENLVTWARPLLTTKEGLEMLVDPALKGTYSFDNLARVAAIASMCVQPEVSHRPFMGEVVQALKLVYNDLDVSNKGGSQNSSQVEDSPSSQIELKEDSDHAWWPSTRYIPDATSFVTIDYDSGPLHAQGLDMERPLSASALLSSGCLMRESSDSFRRHSCSGPLRTNRSKPAWYRIRGLTRGSMSEHGLTRHFGTGLGTDVNEFWP, from the exons ATATGATAAGAGATGCTTTTGAAGGGGACAACATTCTGCTGAATAGTCCAATGAAACAGCACAGCGAAGAATTGTTCTGTTTCAG GAATGGGAATCTTGATAGCTGCATTGGATCTGCTGTCAGCGGTGAAGGGCAAGATTTGGACCAGCTTCTGCAAGCAGAAACACTCAGTGATCAGCAGCTTTTTGATAAGCCATCAAGTTCTGCATTATTGCCTACTGCTCGTGTGTTGCTGGACTCTTTGAGCTCATATTCACAAAGTTCAATTTCAACATCACATAGAAATTTGGCTTCACAACAGTATCTCCATCATAATACTCATTTGGGACGTTCCACATCTGTTGCTGCCAGTCAGTTGACTTACACTTCTTCAGAAAGTTTGCTGTCCAAGTGGGCTCAGCATCTCTTCCCATCAACAAACTTACCAGTTGATCCCATGCCTCCATTCTCACAATCTTTTCAAAACCCATCTCAAAACTTTCCAATTCCAGAAAGACCATATTCTGAAAGGATTGTACGGAGGCTAGCAGATTCTCCATCTTCTGTGATTCCATTTCATGATAGTCAATCTTTAAAGTTGACCTCTCAAAGATTTGATCTTCAAAGAAAGCAATATCCTGGAGTTCCTCCTCCATTGCATGATCAGTCTTCACAACTTCATTTAGCTGTTGTTCATGAGCAAGGTCCAGCACCAAAAGTTGCATTTGATATGGTAGACAAACCTAGTGTACCGTCAAAACAGATTCCTCCAGTTGCTGTACCAATTTCAGTATCACCTTATAATCAGTGGCGCCACAGACATCATTCCACTTATTTAGCACCTAAACAGTTCAATGATCCATTCCCAGCATTGCCTTCAGCAGCCCATTCAAAGACTTTGGTTAGCCCAGCTg TACATCATGCTCGTCCTCCTAGTAGTTCAGTCCCTTATTCTGCAAGAAGAAAACGGTCAGAAAGGCATGCAACAGTAATGCCACCTACTAGTCAAG GTCCAGTTGCAGTTTCTCCAAGGAAAGCACCCTCTGGACATCATCCAAAGAAGCCAAAAATTCCTATTGCTGCATCACCTAGAATATTCCTTCCTCCACCAACCTATCAAG ACTGTAcaaaattgacttgtgttgaacCACTCACAAATACTCCTCCTGATGCACCATGTGGTTGTGTGCTTCCTATGCAAGTTGGGATTTTACTTGGGGTGGCACCTTATGCCATTTTTCCAATGGTGTCTGAGCTTGCTGCCGAGATAGCAGCTGGTATTTTTTTGAAACAAAGTCAAATTAGGATAATGGGAGCAAACGCAGACCCCCAAGACCAAGAGAGAACACATGTGAGTATTGATTTAGTGCCGCTTGGAGAACGATTTGATAACATGACTGCCTTCTTGACTTACCAAAGGTTTTGGCAAAAGAAGGTGATTATTAATGAGACCCTTTTTGGGGATTATGGAGTTGATTTTGTTCATTATCCAG GgcttcctccatcacctccttcaccATTTTCAAATACAACTGATGGCTCAAATGGCAAGGGCAGTGCGATAAGTGGAGGTTTAAATGGTGAAGAGCCACTTGGGGTTGATGTAAGGAGAAAGAGTGAAAAAATGGGGGGTGGAGTTATTGCGGTTGTTGCCTTATCTTCAGCTGTTGCAGTAGTGATCTGTCTTGCAGCAGTTTGGTTCATTCTTTTGAAATGCAGCAACCAAAGTAAGTTGCCTGCAGCTGTTCCACCCACATTTGTTTCATCTGTACCAAAAAGATCAG GTGGTGGTTCCATCCTCTCTAGTAGCATACCAAGTTCAACATCATTTTCATTTGTTTCGAGTATGGCTACTTATACAGGATCCGCTAGAACATTTACACTAGCTGAGCTTGAAAAGGCTACAGATAGGTTCATTTCTAAGAACATACTTGGAGAGGGAGGTTTTGGAAGAGTTTATCGAGGAGTATTGGAAGATGGAACCAAATTGGCTGTTAAAGTTCTCACAAGAGATGACCATCAAGGAGGGCGAGAATTCATGGCAGAGGTGGAGATGCTCAGTCGATTGCATCATCGAAACTTGGTTAAATTGATAGGAATTTGCACTGAAGAGCGCAATCGATGTTTGGTCTATGAGCTTATCCCAAATGGCAGTGTGGAATCTCATTTACATG ACTGTGCATTGGTTTCAATATTTCCAGGCCCAGACAAAGAGACTTGTCCACTAGATTGGGATGCACGCATGAAAATAGCTATTGGTGCAGCAAGAGGACTTGCCTACCTGCATGAGGATTCAAATCCCCGTGTCATACATCGTGATTTCAAAGCTAGCAACATTTTGTTAGAGGATGATTTTACTCCTAAAGTATCTGATTTTGGACTGGCAAAAGTAGCTTCTGATGAAGGGAAGGAGTACATATCCACACGGGTTATGGGAACCTTTGG ATATGTAGCTCCTGAGTATGCAATGACTGGGCATCTGCTTGTGAAGAGTGATGTATATAGTTATGGTGTAGTTTTGCTTGAGTTACTTTCTGGAAGGAAGCCTGTTGACATGTCCCAACCTCCTGGGCAGGAAAATCTTGTTACCTGGGCTCGCCCCTTACTTACTACTAAGGAAGGATTGGAGATGTTAGTAGACCCTGCTTTAAAGGGAACCTATTCTTTTGATAATCTGGCCAGAGTTGCAGCCATTGCTTCAATGTGTGTACAGCCTGAGGTTTCTCACAGGccatttatgggtgaagttgtacAAGCCTTAAAACTTGTGTATAATGATTTGGATGTGAGCAACAAGGGTGGATCTCAAAACTCTAGTCAAGTAGAAGATTCACCTAGCTCTCAAATCGAGCTTAAGGAAGACTCTGATCATGCATGGTGGCCAAGCACTCGGTACATACCTGATGCTACTTCTTTTGTTACAATTGACTATGATTCTGGCCCACTTCATGCACAGGGTTTAGACATGGAGAGACCTCTTTCAGCATCTGCACTGCTCTCTTCTGGATGTTTAATGAGAGAATCATCAGACTCTTTCAGGAGGCATAGCTGCTCTGGTCCTCTGAGGACAAATAGAAGTAAGCCTGCTTGGTACAGGATCCGGGGTCTAACTAGAGGTAGCATGAGTGAGCATGGTCTTACAAGGCACTTTGGAACTGGTTTAGGTACAGATGTGAATGAGTTTTGGCCTTGA
- the LOC131057389 gene encoding receptor-like serine/threonine-protein kinase ALE2 isoform X2 — translation MRLKPRAVYPETAWTAMWQSFILKVGVLWLACSMLIYCGDCSHDMIRDAFEGDNILLNSPMKQHSEELFCFRNGNLDSCIGSAVSGEGQDLDQLLQAETLSDQQLFDKPSSSALLPTARVLLDSLSSYSQSSISTSHRNLASQQYLHHNTHLGRSTSVAASQLTYTSSESLLSKWAQHLFPSTNLPVDPMPPFSQSFQNPSQNFPIPERPYSERIVRRLADSPSSVIPFHDSQSLKLTSQRFDLQRKQYPGVPPPLHDQSSQLHLAVVHEQGPAPKVAFDMVDKPSVPSKQIPPVAVPISVSPYNQWRHRHHSTYLAPKQFNDPFPALPSAAHSKTLVSPAVHHARPPSSSVPYSARRKRSERHATVMPPTSQGPVAVSPRKAPSGHHPKKPKIPIAASPRIFLPPPTYQDCTKLTCVEPLTNTPPDAPCGCVLPMQVGILLGVAPYAIFPMVSELAAEIAAGIFLKQSQIRIMGANADPQDQERTHVSIDLVPLGERFDNMTAFLTYQRFWQKKVIINETLFGDYGVDFVHYPGLPPSPPSPFSNTTDGSNGKGSAISGGLNGEEPLGVDVRRKSEKMGGGVIAVVALSSAVAVVICLAAVWFILLKCSNQSKLPAAVPPTFVSSVPKRSGGGSILSSSIPSSTSFSFVSSMATYTGSARTFTLAELEKATDRFISKNILGEGGFGRVYRGVLEDGTKLAVKVLTRDDHQGGREFMAEVEMLSRLHHRNLVKLIGICTEERNRCLVYELIPNGSVESHLHGPDKETCPLDWDARMKIAIGAARGLAYLHEDSNPRVIHRDFKASNILLEDDFTPKVSDFGLAKVASDEGKEYISTRVMGTFGYVAPEYAMTGHLLVKSDVYSYGVVLLELLSGRKPVDMSQPPGQENLVTWARPLLTTKEGLEMLVDPALKGTYSFDNLARVAAIASMCVQPEVSHRPFMGEVVQALKLVYNDLDVSNKGGSQNSSQVEDSPSSQIELKEDSDHAWWPSTRYIPDATSFVTIDYDSGPLHAQGLDMERPLSASALLSSGCLMRESSDSFRRHSCSGPLRTNRSKPAWYRIRGLTRGSMSEHGLTRHFGTGLGTDVNEFWP, via the exons ATATGATAAGAGATGCTTTTGAAGGGGACAACATTCTGCTGAATAGTCCAATGAAACAGCACAGCGAAGAATTGTTCTGTTTCAG GAATGGGAATCTTGATAGCTGCATTGGATCTGCTGTCAGCGGTGAAGGGCAAGATTTGGACCAGCTTCTGCAAGCAGAAACACTCAGTGATCAGCAGCTTTTTGATAAGCCATCAAGTTCTGCATTATTGCCTACTGCTCGTGTGTTGCTGGACTCTTTGAGCTCATATTCACAAAGTTCAATTTCAACATCACATAGAAATTTGGCTTCACAACAGTATCTCCATCATAATACTCATTTGGGACGTTCCACATCTGTTGCTGCCAGTCAGTTGACTTACACTTCTTCAGAAAGTTTGCTGTCCAAGTGGGCTCAGCATCTCTTCCCATCAACAAACTTACCAGTTGATCCCATGCCTCCATTCTCACAATCTTTTCAAAACCCATCTCAAAACTTTCCAATTCCAGAAAGACCATATTCTGAAAGGATTGTACGGAGGCTAGCAGATTCTCCATCTTCTGTGATTCCATTTCATGATAGTCAATCTTTAAAGTTGACCTCTCAAAGATTTGATCTTCAAAGAAAGCAATATCCTGGAGTTCCTCCTCCATTGCATGATCAGTCTTCACAACTTCATTTAGCTGTTGTTCATGAGCAAGGTCCAGCACCAAAAGTTGCATTTGATATGGTAGACAAACCTAGTGTACCGTCAAAACAGATTCCTCCAGTTGCTGTACCAATTTCAGTATCACCTTATAATCAGTGGCGCCACAGACATCATTCCACTTATTTAGCACCTAAACAGTTCAATGATCCATTCCCAGCATTGCCTTCAGCAGCCCATTCAAAGACTTTGGTTAGCCCAGCTg TACATCATGCTCGTCCTCCTAGTAGTTCAGTCCCTTATTCTGCAAGAAGAAAACGGTCAGAAAGGCATGCAACAGTAATGCCACCTACTAGTCAAG GTCCAGTTGCAGTTTCTCCAAGGAAAGCACCCTCTGGACATCATCCAAAGAAGCCAAAAATTCCTATTGCTGCATCACCTAGAATATTCCTTCCTCCACCAACCTATCAAG ACTGTAcaaaattgacttgtgttgaacCACTCACAAATACTCCTCCTGATGCACCATGTGGTTGTGTGCTTCCTATGCAAGTTGGGATTTTACTTGGGGTGGCACCTTATGCCATTTTTCCAATGGTGTCTGAGCTTGCTGCCGAGATAGCAGCTGGTATTTTTTTGAAACAAAGTCAAATTAGGATAATGGGAGCAAACGCAGACCCCCAAGACCAAGAGAGAACACATGTGAGTATTGATTTAGTGCCGCTTGGAGAACGATTTGATAACATGACTGCCTTCTTGACTTACCAAAGGTTTTGGCAAAAGAAGGTGATTATTAATGAGACCCTTTTTGGGGATTATGGAGTTGATTTTGTTCATTATCCAG GgcttcctccatcacctccttcaccATTTTCAAATACAACTGATGGCTCAAATGGCAAGGGCAGTGCGATAAGTGGAGGTTTAAATGGTGAAGAGCCACTTGGGGTTGATGTAAGGAGAAAGAGTGAAAAAATGGGGGGTGGAGTTATTGCGGTTGTTGCCTTATCTTCAGCTGTTGCAGTAGTGATCTGTCTTGCAGCAGTTTGGTTCATTCTTTTGAAATGCAGCAACCAAAGTAAGTTGCCTGCAGCTGTTCCACCCACATTTGTTTCATCTGTACCAAAAAGATCAG GTGGTGGTTCCATCCTCTCTAGTAGCATACCAAGTTCAACATCATTTTCATTTGTTTCGAGTATGGCTACTTATACAGGATCCGCTAGAACATTTACACTAGCTGAGCTTGAAAAGGCTACAGATAGGTTCATTTCTAAGAACATACTTGGAGAGGGAGGTTTTGGAAGAGTTTATCGAGGAGTATTGGAAGATGGAACCAAATTGGCTGTTAAAGTTCTCACAAGAGATGACCATCAAGGAGGGCGAGAATTCATGGCAGAGGTGGAGATGCTCAGTCGATTGCATCATCGAAACTTGGTTAAATTGATAGGAATTTGCACTGAAGAGCGCAATCGATGTTTGGTCTATGAGCTTATCCCAAATGGCAGTGTGGAATCTCATTTACATG GCCCAGACAAAGAGACTTGTCCACTAGATTGGGATGCACGCATGAAAATAGCTATTGGTGCAGCAAGAGGACTTGCCTACCTGCATGAGGATTCAAATCCCCGTGTCATACATCGTGATTTCAAAGCTAGCAACATTTTGTTAGAGGATGATTTTACTCCTAAAGTATCTGATTTTGGACTGGCAAAAGTAGCTTCTGATGAAGGGAAGGAGTACATATCCACACGGGTTATGGGAACCTTTGG ATATGTAGCTCCTGAGTATGCAATGACTGGGCATCTGCTTGTGAAGAGTGATGTATATAGTTATGGTGTAGTTTTGCTTGAGTTACTTTCTGGAAGGAAGCCTGTTGACATGTCCCAACCTCCTGGGCAGGAAAATCTTGTTACCTGGGCTCGCCCCTTACTTACTACTAAGGAAGGATTGGAGATGTTAGTAGACCCTGCTTTAAAGGGAACCTATTCTTTTGATAATCTGGCCAGAGTTGCAGCCATTGCTTCAATGTGTGTACAGCCTGAGGTTTCTCACAGGccatttatgggtgaagttgtacAAGCCTTAAAACTTGTGTATAATGATTTGGATGTGAGCAACAAGGGTGGATCTCAAAACTCTAGTCAAGTAGAAGATTCACCTAGCTCTCAAATCGAGCTTAAGGAAGACTCTGATCATGCATGGTGGCCAAGCACTCGGTACATACCTGATGCTACTTCTTTTGTTACAATTGACTATGATTCTGGCCCACTTCATGCACAGGGTTTAGACATGGAGAGACCTCTTTCAGCATCTGCACTGCTCTCTTCTGGATGTTTAATGAGAGAATCATCAGACTCTTTCAGGAGGCATAGCTGCTCTGGTCCTCTGAGGACAAATAGAAGTAAGCCTGCTTGGTACAGGATCCGGGGTCTAACTAGAGGTAGCATGAGTGAGCATGGTCTTACAAGGCACTTTGGAACTGGTTTAGGTACAGATGTGAATGAGTTTTGGCCTTGA